The proteins below are encoded in one region of Bremerella sp. P1:
- a CDS encoding DeoR/GlpR family DNA-binding transcription regulator, which translates to MQADARRTRLLDLVRSRGFASLPELAQELEVSESTVRRDVELLEEAGSARRTHGGVFYTGPSPNLPHFELRHEMQWSKKRQIAKAAAQLIEEGDTVILDGGSTTYELAQMLVGRTLQIVTNSLPVANLFMASTTTELILLGGYVHNATGVSLGPYANEMISRLSARRAVLSVAGITQQGLYNSNLLLVETERAMMKAGGEVIIVADSTKFGRQSLAQMCELSEVDKLVVDHEISEAWQKQVQDAGVDLIVAPAEMAIIDRPVSHKAS; encoded by the coding sequence ATGCAAGCGGACGCTCGACGCACGCGACTTCTCGACCTGGTTCGGTCTCGAGGCTTTGCCTCGCTGCCGGAACTTGCTCAGGAATTGGAAGTCTCGGAATCGACCGTTCGTCGCGATGTGGAACTGCTGGAAGAAGCCGGGTCGGCCCGCAGGACGCACGGGGGTGTGTTTTACACAGGTCCTTCTCCTAATCTGCCCCACTTTGAACTTCGCCACGAAATGCAGTGGAGTAAGAAGCGGCAGATCGCGAAGGCCGCGGCTCAGCTGATCGAAGAAGGCGATACCGTCATTCTCGACGGCGGAAGCACCACTTACGAACTAGCCCAGATGCTCGTCGGGCGAACCCTGCAAATCGTGACCAACTCGCTGCCGGTGGCCAACTTGTTTATGGCCAGTACCACGACCGAGTTGATCCTGTTGGGTGGCTACGTTCATAACGCGACCGGTGTTTCTTTGGGCCCTTATGCCAACGAAATGATCTCGCGACTTAGTGCTCGGCGTGCCGTGCTCAGCGTCGCGGGAATTACCCAGCAAGGGCTGTACAACAGCAACCTCCTGCTCGTCGAAACCGAGCGGGCCATGATGAAAGCTGGCGGCGAAGTGATCATCGTTGCCGACAGCACCAAGTTTGGCCGTCAGAGCCTTGCTCAAATGTGCGAGCTTTCGGAAGTCGACAAGCTCGTGGTCGATCACGAGATTTCGGAAGCCTGGCAGAAGCAAGTTCAGGACGCCGGAGTCGATTTGATCGTCGCCCCTGCCGAGATGGCGATCATCGACCGCCCCGTTTCCCACAAAGCAAGCTAA
- a CDS encoding lactate/malate dehydrogenase family protein produces MKVSIIGGGGLVGSCAAFALQCSGIVREIALLDVNADLAGGQALDLLHGSPSTADQIISSGSYEHIPDSDIICITAGLRRKPDESRLDLINRNVDLFLTILDSIKKVGYKKDATVFVVSNPVDILTYLASTRLDLPTNRVIGLGTQLDTIRFRALIAEACKLPPTQVKALILGEHGDSMVPIWSSASVNGLPLEKFPGWNPNTANELFTRTKGSGAEVIKKKGGAGFAVGIAIRDVIDAIALDSHQILPISSIQNGCYDIRDVALSVPTVVGKNGVESTYQLDLWPKEIQALRRSGTVLRETLTTVLNRVGRS; encoded by the coding sequence ATGAAAGTTAGCATCATCGGTGGCGGTGGCCTGGTTGGTTCGTGTGCCGCGTTTGCCCTGCAGTGCAGCGGTATCGTCCGCGAAATCGCCTTGCTCGACGTCAACGCTGACCTCGCCGGCGGTCAAGCATTGGACCTGCTTCACGGCAGCCCAAGCACCGCGGATCAGATTATTTCCAGCGGCAGCTACGAACACATTCCCGATTCGGACATCATCTGCATCACGGCCGGTCTGCGTCGAAAGCCAGATGAAAGCCGCCTGGACCTGATCAATCGTAACGTCGACCTGTTTTTGACGATCCTCGATTCGATCAAGAAGGTTGGCTACAAGAAGGACGCGACGGTCTTTGTCGTTTCCAATCCGGTCGACATTCTGACCTACCTCGCTTCCACCCGGCTCGATCTGCCAACCAACCGCGTGATTGGTCTGGGAACCCAGCTCGATACGATTCGTTTCCGAGCACTGATCGCCGAGGCCTGCAAGCTGCCTCCGACCCAGGTCAAAGCGTTGATCCTCGGGGAACATGGCGACAGCATGGTGCCGATCTGGTCGTCTGCTTCGGTCAACGGTTTGCCCCTCGAGAAGTTCCCTGGCTGGAACCCCAACACGGCAAACGAACTGTTTACCCGTACCAAGGGCTCTGGAGCGGAAGTGATCAAGAAGAAGGGTGGCGCTGGCTTCGCAGTCGGGATCGCCATTCGCGACGTCATTGATGCGATCGCCCTGGACAGCCATCAGATCTTGCCGATCTCCAGCATTCAAAACGGATGCTACGACATCCGCGACGTGGCCTTGAGCGTGCCCACCGTCGTTGGCAAGAACGGTGTCGAATCGACCTACCAACTCGACCTGTGGCCCAAAGAAATCCAGGCCCTGCGTCGTAGCGGTACGGTGCTTCGCGAAACGCTGACGACCGTGCTGAACCGCGTCGGTCGTTCGTAA
- a CDS encoding EutN/CcmL family microcompartment protein, protein MQTARVVGTATSTVRHVSMRGWKLLVVQPMQVDGTTPDGHPLVAVDAVNAGPGELVMITSDGKSTSELLNYPRTPVRWTVIGIIDE, encoded by the coding sequence ATGCAAACGGCACGCGTGGTCGGTACGGCCACCAGCACAGTACGACACGTCTCGATGCGAGGCTGGAAACTGTTGGTCGTGCAGCCGATGCAAGTCGACGGCACGACCCCAGATGGTCATCCGTTGGTCGCGGTCGACGCGGTCAACGCAGGGCCAGGCGAACTGGTGATGATCACCAGCGATGGCAAATCGACATCCGAACTTTTGAATTACCCCCGAACACCAGTCCGTTGGACGGTGATCGGCATTATTGACGAATAG
- a CDS encoding EutN/CcmL family microcompartment protein yields MFIAKVTGSVISTQKVDNMVGHKLLVVEPYRLEAKDRQSLVTTGRTFVAVDMLGSGVGDFVLITQGSSARLTPETKSLPIDCVVIGIVDRAQVESCCVYDRNEDEDADAKEPQAKAKPAPAPKPKPKSEPKSAPKPEPKKTKDEPTEEDSES; encoded by the coding sequence ATGTTTATCGCCAAAGTGACCGGATCGGTCATATCCACGCAGAAAGTCGACAACATGGTCGGCCACAAGTTGCTTGTGGTCGAGCCGTATCGACTCGAAGCGAAAGATCGCCAGTCGTTGGTAACCACCGGCCGAACGTTCGTCGCTGTCGATATGCTCGGTAGCGGTGTGGGGGACTTCGTACTGATCACGCAAGGTTCGAGTGCCCGACTGACTCCGGAAACGAAATCACTTCCGATCGATTGTGTCGTGATTGGCATCGTCGATCGTGCTCAAGTCGAAAGCTGCTGTGTTTACGACCGCAACGAGGACGAAGACGCAGACGCAAAAGAGCCGCAAGCCAAGGCCAAGCCAGCACCGGCCCCGAAGCCAAAACCCAAGTCGGAGCCGAAATCTGCGCCCAAGCCAGAGCCGAAGAAAACTAAGGACGAACCTACCGAAGAAGACTCGGAAAGCTAG
- a CDS encoding EutN/CcmL family microcompartment protein yields the protein MRIAKIIGKVTLSRSVPEFQGAVLKLAVPMMLSDIENEDTPLDDLLVVYDELGAGQDNYIALSEGGEAAQPFYPDMKPVDAYNAAILDTVDIRYRPKK from the coding sequence ATGCGTATCGCCAAGATCATCGGAAAAGTCACGCTCAGTCGCTCGGTTCCTGAATTTCAGGGTGCCGTGCTGAAGCTGGCCGTGCCCATGATGTTGAGCGATATCGAAAACGAAGACACTCCGCTGGATGACCTGCTTGTCGTTTACGACGAACTGGGCGCCGGCCAAGACAATTACATCGCGCTAAGTGAAGGGGGAGAAGCGGCCCAACCGTTTTACCCCGACATGAAGCCAGTGGACGCCTACAACGCGGCCATTTTAGACACGGTTGATATTCGTTATCGACCTAAGAAGTAG
- a CDS encoding BMC domain-containing protein encodes MAKVMEALGMIETKGFVTLVEATDAMLKAANVTFVGWDKVGSGLVSAFITGDVAAVKAATDAGAAAAGRLGEVVSVQVIPRPHEDIGIVLPPPVKQVIESE; translated from the coding sequence ATGGCGAAAGTAATGGAAGCGTTGGGCATGATTGAAACCAAGGGCTTTGTGACCTTGGTGGAAGCCACCGACGCAATGTTGAAGGCAGCCAACGTGACGTTCGTTGGTTGGGACAAAGTTGGCAGCGGTTTGGTTTCCGCTTTCATCACCGGCGATGTCGCCGCAGTGAAAGCCGCCACCGATGCAGGTGCTGCAGCAGCTGGCCGTCTGGGCGAAGTTGTCAGCGTTCAGGTCATTCCACGACCGCACGAAGACATCGGTATCGTCCTGCCGCCACCGGTTAAGCAGGTCATCGAGTCCGAATAG
- a CDS encoding BMC domain-containing protein, with protein sequence MQNAIGLIETKGLVGLVEATDAMAKAANVKIVKRVNIGGGLVSTVVSGDVGSVRAAVEAGANAAQQVGELAGSHVLPRPAEGLSDVYFS encoded by the coding sequence ATGCAAAACGCAATTGGTTTGATTGAAACCAAAGGTTTGGTTGGCTTGGTCGAAGCGACCGACGCCATGGCGAAAGCCGCCAACGTGAAGATCGTAAAGCGCGTCAACATTGGCGGTGGCCTGGTGAGCACGGTTGTCAGTGGCGACGTCGGTAGCGTTCGTGCTGCTGTCGAAGCTGGTGCCAATGCCGCTCAGCAAGTCGGCGAACTGGCTGGCAGCCATGTCCTGCCTCGCCCAGCCGAAGGCCTCAGCGACGTTTACTTCAGCTAA
- the purN gene encoding phosphoribosylglycinamide formyltransferase — MTTWPVHTVDNPLKIAVLISGGGTTLRNLLERIREDQLPLEVVLVISSSSKAKGMAYAEEADIPCEIITVAQHPDKADFSQAIFQACREKDVELVVMGGFLKQVAVPEDFVNRVVNIHPSLIPAFCGAGFYGIRVHTAVIEHGAKVSGCTVHFVDDHYDHGPIIAQSVVDVLPSDQPTDLAARVFDAECHVYPATLAAIAEGRVTVTGRQVTVKPTS; from the coding sequence ATGACGACCTGGCCTGTACATACGGTAGACAATCCACTGAAGATCGCCGTCTTGATCTCCGGTGGCGGGACGACACTACGTAACCTGCTCGAGCGAATTCGCGAAGACCAGCTTCCGCTAGAGGTCGTTCTGGTGATCTCCAGCAGCAGTAAAGCCAAGGGAATGGCCTACGCCGAAGAGGCCGACATCCCCTGCGAGATCATTACCGTCGCGCAGCACCCGGACAAAGCCGATTTCTCGCAGGCAATCTTTCAGGCCTGCCGTGAGAAAGACGTTGAGCTAGTCGTCATGGGTGGCTTCCTCAAACAGGTTGCCGTGCCGGAAGACTTCGTCAATCGTGTCGTCAACATTCACCCTTCCTTGATCCCTGCGTTCTGTGGTGCCGGGTTCTATGGCATCCGTGTTCACACGGCGGTGATCGAGCACGGGGCGAAGGTGAGCGGTTGCACGGTTCATTTTGTCGACGATCATTACGACCATGGGCCGATCATCGCCCAGAGCGTGGTCGATGTTCTTCCAAGCGATCAGCCGACAGATCTTGCGGCACGCGTCTTCGATGCCGAGTGCCACGTCTACCCAGCGACGCTTGCGGCGATCGCCGAAGGCCGCGTGACCGTGACCGGACGCCAGGTCACCGTCAAGCCGACAAGCTAG
- the pduL gene encoding phosphate propanoyltransferase — translation MSSSLNLDHATIERIVRQIVLSQGGTPAQAPAPSAEPKLVVSISARHIHLTDAHVETLFGPGHVLTPMKDLYQDGFYAAEETVMVVGPRRRMLEKVRVLGPTRDYSQVELAFTDAISLGIDAPVRASGKIDGTPGCVLVGPKGAVQLDQGVIRAERHVHMNNRDADFYGVKNGDRMNLRITSLGCTTTFEDLLVRADGVSKLEVHIDTDEGNACNLDAASEIELLKKEPCGCKTKH, via the coding sequence ATGAGTTCCTCGCTGAATCTCGATCATGCCACTATCGAACGGATCGTTCGTCAGATCGTCCTTTCGCAAGGTGGTACTCCTGCCCAGGCCCCTGCCCCATCGGCTGAACCAAAGCTGGTGGTCAGCATTTCGGCTCGTCACATTCACTTGACCGATGCCCACGTCGAAACGCTGTTCGGCCCCGGTCATGTCCTGACTCCGATGAAGGACCTTTATCAAGACGGCTTCTACGCGGCGGAAGAAACCGTGATGGTCGTCGGTCCTCGTCGCCGCATGCTGGAAAAGGTTCGCGTACTGGGTCCGACGCGTGACTACAGCCAGGTTGAACTGGCCTTCACCGACGCGATCTCGCTGGGCATCGACGCCCCGGTTCGTGCTTCCGGCAAGATCGACGGCACTCCCGGCTGCGTGCTGGTCGGTCCTAAGGGTGCCGTTCAGCTCGACCAAGGTGTAATCCGAGCCGAACGCCACGTCCACATGAACAACCGCGACGCCGATTTTTACGGTGTGAAGAACGGCGATCGCATGAACCTCCGAATCACCTCGCTTGGTTGCACCACCACGTTTGAAGACTTGCTCGTCCGAGCCGACGGCGTCAGCAAACTGGAAGTCCACATCGACACCGATGAAGGCAACGCGTGTAACCTGGATGCGGCCTCCGAGATCGAGCTCTTGAAGAAAGAGCCCTGCGGCTGCAAGACGAAACACTAG
- a CDS encoding tetratricopeptide repeat-containing glycosyltransferase, producing the protein MTKEARNRKLTTVLVVNEETDLIRETLNSVRQIVDEIVLLNIGKTDAISSIASEYQARVVAHSWQESFGEARNAALAHVTGEWILWLDPGETIDTEDAAKLRQFVNSQVDIMTAYVLLVRAPQAPGTIGSEQIGQVRLHPNHPGIRYEGRVRENVIQSLAECGMSIEAVPFLVQRNVIESDSAWKIKRASRDAKLVEREIKETGPSARLMICMGEAVQTLNDQANALMFYEQACRLSEHGSAEMLEAFYGILTALDGRPDGLDTQIQTCMTALEIFPLDAQLLCAVGGYLQSKGHLDLARRSFETAYKHGQINLETWHIDDIDEIAASCLAITTHAVGREEDAERILLEALSDCPRSVRLRRQVIETHVKHGRRQEALAELDKLPADYPKIESLRSAVRGAALASQKNWVAARPYLEAAYRQGSREPLCLRWYATTLAALSELETSRDVLKVWKEREPHNAEPEELLRALVAGPTVRQTASSKAG; encoded by the coding sequence GACTACCGTCCTGGTAGTCAATGAAGAAACGGACTTGATCCGCGAGACGCTCAATAGTGTGCGTCAGATCGTTGATGAGATCGTGCTGTTAAACATCGGCAAGACCGATGCGATATCGTCCATTGCCAGTGAGTATCAGGCCCGAGTCGTCGCTCATTCCTGGCAAGAGTCGTTCGGTGAGGCACGCAACGCCGCACTGGCGCATGTGACTGGCGAATGGATCCTGTGGTTGGACCCAGGCGAGACGATCGACACGGAAGATGCTGCCAAGCTGCGTCAGTTCGTGAACAGCCAGGTCGATATTATGACGGCCTACGTGCTCTTGGTGCGTGCTCCTCAGGCCCCAGGAACCATCGGTAGCGAACAGATTGGCCAGGTTCGCTTGCATCCCAATCATCCTGGTATTCGCTACGAAGGCCGCGTGCGAGAAAACGTAATTCAATCGCTTGCCGAATGTGGCATGTCGATCGAAGCCGTTCCTTTTCTCGTCCAGCGCAACGTGATCGAGAGCGATTCAGCCTGGAAAATCAAACGAGCCAGTCGCGATGCCAAGCTGGTCGAACGTGAAATCAAAGAGACGGGTCCCAGTGCTCGCCTGATGATTTGCATGGGTGAAGCGGTGCAGACGCTGAATGATCAGGCCAACGCCTTGATGTTCTACGAACAGGCTTGCCGCTTGTCGGAACATGGCTCGGCCGAAATGCTTGAGGCATTCTACGGTATCCTTACCGCACTCGATGGCCGCCCTGATGGTCTCGATACCCAAATACAAACCTGCATGACGGCATTAGAGATCTTCCCACTCGATGCCCAACTGCTGTGTGCGGTTGGTGGTTACTTGCAATCAAAGGGACACCTCGATTTGGCGAGACGTTCCTTTGAAACCGCCTACAAACATGGCCAAATTAACCTCGAAACCTGGCACATCGACGATATCGACGAGATCGCCGCGTCCTGCCTGGCGATCACCACGCACGCCGTCGGTCGCGAAGAAGATGCGGAACGTATCCTATTGGAAGCTCTTTCGGATTGCCCTCGCTCGGTGCGTTTGCGTCGCCAGGTGATCGAAACCCACGTGAAGCATGGTCGTCGTCAGGAAGCACTCGCGGAACTTGATAAGCTTCCCGCCGATTACCCCAAGATCGAATCGCTACGCAGTGCGGTTCGAGGAGCGGCCCTTGCTTCGCAGAAGAATTGGGTTGCCGCACGTCCTTACCTGGAAGCCGCCTATCGTCAGGGATCTCGCGAACCGTTATGCCTGCGTTGGTATGCGACCACGTTGGCTGCCCTGAGCGAGTTAGAGACATCGCGAGATGTCCTGAAGGTCTGGAAGGAACGCGAGCCACACAATGCGGAACCAGAGGAACTGTTACGAGCACTGGTGGCCGGGCCGACCGTCCGGCAGACGGCTTCCAGCAAAGCCGGCTAG
- a CDS encoding acetate/propionate family kinase, translating to MKVLVANLGSTSFKYRLFDMDSETQLARGGIDRIGSPESSCSVQIGDWKEEVTDHMPDHAVAVRKCLSQLTDAEHGCLKDAAEVSAIGFKAVHGGRVSGVQRVNDDVLSAMAEMNEVAPAHNPPYIAAMRLLSEQLPEIPLVAAFETGFHQTIPDRNRYYGIPKDWSDEFQIKKWGFHGASHRYIATRSAEILGRDDLRVISCHLGGSSSLCAIKDRQSVAVTMGMSPQTGLPQNNRVGDFDPYALPLLMEKTGKSLTEVLAYIGNQGGLLGLSGGLSGDMRDLEEAAANGNADAQLALDMFTSEVRRYLGGMLVELGGADAIVFTGGIGENGKQLRKDVCANLQELGIELDEAKNDSAKGEASFHSANSKTQLWVIPTNEEIIVARQTRQLLEST from the coding sequence ATGAAGGTCCTGGTAGCAAATCTCGGCTCGACCAGCTTCAAGTATCGTTTGTTCGATATGGACAGCGAAACGCAGTTGGCCCGTGGCGGGATCGATCGAATCGGATCTCCAGAAAGTTCCTGCAGCGTTCAGATTGGCGATTGGAAAGAAGAAGTCACGGATCACATGCCTGATCATGCCGTGGCGGTTCGCAAATGCCTTTCCCAGCTGACCGACGCAGAACACGGATGCTTGAAGGACGCCGCCGAAGTATCGGCGATCGGCTTTAAAGCGGTCCACGGTGGACGAGTATCAGGCGTACAACGAGTCAACGACGATGTCCTTTCTGCGATGGCAGAAATGAACGAAGTCGCCCCGGCTCATAACCCGCCATACATCGCCGCCATGCGATTACTTTCCGAGCAACTTCCGGAGATTCCGCTAGTTGCCGCCTTTGAGACCGGCTTCCATCAAACGATTCCCGATCGGAATCGCTACTACGGAATTCCCAAAGACTGGTCGGACGAGTTCCAGATCAAGAAGTGGGGCTTCCACGGAGCGAGCCATCGGTATATCGCGACGCGAAGTGCAGAAATTCTGGGGCGTGACGATTTGCGAGTCATCTCGTGCCACCTCGGTGGTAGCAGCAGCTTGTGTGCGATCAAAGATCGTCAAAGTGTTGCTGTGACCATGGGTATGAGCCCGCAAACCGGACTGCCGCAGAACAACCGGGTCGGGGATTTTGATCCCTATGCCCTGCCGCTGCTGATGGAAAAAACCGGCAAGAGCTTGACCGAAGTTCTCGCTTATATCGGGAACCAAGGTGGACTACTGGGACTCAGTGGTGGCCTTAGCGGCGACATGCGAGACCTGGAAGAAGCCGCGGCTAACGGCAATGCCGACGCACAACTGGCTTTGGACATGTTTACCAGTGAAGTTCGCCGATACCTCGGCGGCATGCTGGTCGAACTGGGCGGAGCCGACGCGATCGTCTTTACCGGAGGCATCGGCGAGAACGGTAAGCAGTTACGCAAGGACGTATGTGCCAACTTGCAAGAGTTGGGAATCGAATTGGACGAGGCGAAGAACGATTCCGCCAAGGGAGAGGCTTCGTTCCATTCGGCAAACAGCAAAACGCAACTGTGGGTCATTCCGACCAACGAAGAAATCATCGTTGCTCGTCAAACCCGGCAGTTGCTGGAGTCGACCTAA
- a CDS encoding class II aldolase/adducin family protein, translating into MTNVHKVKQDMCDIGRRIYNKGFAAANDGNITVRVSDNEVLCTPTMHCKGFLKPEDISTIDMTGKQIAGSKPRSSEALLHLEIYKQRQDVKSVVHCHPPHATAFAIAREPIPQCVLPEVEVFLGDVPITKYETPGGQSFADTIIPFVDRTNVILLANHGTVSYGENVERAYWWTEILDAYCRMLILAKQLGHVEFLNEKKSRELLDLKDKWGWKDPRNTEEYKDCDICANDIFRDSWEDSHVQRRAFGAPEPMGPNSSKPAASSGSSDQESLIQMITQRVMAELSKQR; encoded by the coding sequence ATGACGAACGTTCACAAAGTCAAACAAGACATGTGCGATATCGGACGGCGGATCTACAACAAAGGATTCGCTGCCGCTAACGATGGCAATATCACGGTTCGCGTCAGCGACAATGAAGTCCTTTGCACGCCGACGATGCACTGCAAAGGCTTCCTGAAGCCAGAAGACATTTCCACGATCGACATGACCGGCAAGCAGATCGCCGGTAGCAAACCGCGATCCAGCGAAGCCCTGTTGCATCTGGAAATCTACAAGCAGCGACAAGACGTCAAGAGCGTCGTGCACTGCCACCCGCCACACGCGACCGCTTTTGCGATTGCCCGCGAACCCATTCCACAGTGTGTTCTGCCGGAAGTGGAAGTCTTCCTGGGTGACGTGCCGATCACCAAGTACGAAACGCCTGGCGGTCAGTCGTTTGCCGACACGATCATTCCTTTCGTCGATCGCACCAACGTCATCCTGCTCGCCAACCATGGTACCGTCAGCTACGGCGAGAACGTCGAGCGTGCTTACTGGTGGACAGAAATCCTGGACGCCTACTGCCGCATGCTGATCCTGGCCAAGCAGCTTGGTCACGTCGAGTTCCTGAACGAGAAGAAGTCGCGTGAACTGCTCGATCTGAAGGACAAGTGGGGCTGGAAAGATCCTCGCAACACCGAAGAGTACAAAGACTGCGACATCTGTGCTAACGACATCTTCCGCGACAGCTGGGAAGACTCGCACGTCCAACGTCGTGCCTTCGGTGCCCCGGAACCGATGGGCCCCAATTCGAGTAAGCCTGCCGCTTCGTCGGGATCTTCAGATCAGGAATCCCTGATCCAAATGATCACCCAACGCGTGATGGCCGAGCTGTCGAAGCAACGTTAA
- a CDS encoding aldehyde dehydrogenase family protein, whose protein sequence is MQFDESIIRNVVAQVLAEVGNAPPATSGFTGRYGIFDCADEAVRAAHEAFEKLSERTIEDRKRIIDHIRRISIDQKVELGTMEMNETKIGRLEHKIEKLELLGRKTPGVEFLRSEVFSGDHGLAVIEHAPFGVIGCITPVTHSLPTITGNAVNMIAGGNTLVVNPHPSGKQVAAEGVRRFNKAIYDDLGIDNLICVIAEPTLESADLIFHHRDVAMICVTGGPAVARAALNSGKKAVVAGPGNPPVVVDETADLDRAARCIIQGGAYDNNLLCIAEKEVFVVNSVFDDLMRAMERAGAVRLNGSEIDRLTSVAITEYGDPGKKKKVAAKEFIGQDAAVLARAAGKNISQDVELVFGETDEHNPFVPVEQMMPFIPFVRCHDVDEAIEKARYYEHGFRHTAIIHSNNVRNMTKMGRVMDTTLFVKNGPCAAALGVGGEGYISFSIATPTGEGVTTPLTFTRERRCSLIDDLCILGHPAKG, encoded by the coding sequence ATGCAATTTGACGAATCCATCATTCGCAACGTAGTGGCCCAGGTTTTGGCCGAAGTGGGCAATGCTCCACCGGCTACCTCCGGGTTCACCGGCCGCTACGGGATCTTTGACTGTGCCGACGAGGCCGTGCGAGCTGCACACGAAGCTTTTGAAAAGCTCTCGGAACGCACCATCGAAGATCGCAAGCGAATCATCGATCACATCCGCCGTATCTCGATCGACCAGAAGGTTGAATTGGGCACGATGGAAATGAACGAGACCAAGATTGGCCGTCTCGAACATAAGATCGAGAAGCTGGAACTGCTGGGTCGCAAAACCCCAGGCGTTGAATTCCTCCGCAGCGAGGTCTTCAGCGGCGATCATGGCCTGGCCGTGATCGAGCACGCTCCGTTCGGTGTGATTGGCTGTATCACTCCTGTCACGCACTCGCTTCCCACGATCACCGGCAACGCCGTCAACATGATCGCCGGAGGTAACACGCTGGTCGTCAACCCGCATCCATCCGGTAAGCAAGTCGCCGCCGAAGGGGTTCGTCGATTCAACAAGGCCATCTACGACGACCTGGGCATCGACAACCTGATTTGTGTGATAGCCGAACCAACTCTCGAGTCGGCTGACCTGATCTTCCATCACCGCGATGTGGCCATGATCTGCGTCACGGGTGGTCCCGCCGTTGCTCGTGCAGCACTTAATAGCGGCAAGAAGGCTGTCGTTGCCGGTCCTGGTAACCCACCAGTGGTTGTCGATGAAACCGCCGACCTGGATCGTGCAGCCCGCTGCATCATTCAAGGTGGTGCCTACGACAACAACCTGCTTTGCATCGCCGAAAAAGAAGTCTTCGTCGTGAACTCGGTCTTCGACGACCTGATGCGAGCCATGGAGCGAGCGGGAGCGGTTCGCTTGAATGGCAGCGAGATCGACCGACTCACCTCGGTTGCGATCACCGAATACGGCGATCCTGGCAAGAAGAAGAAAGTGGCCGCGAAGGAATTCATCGGCCAGGACGCCGCCGTCCTCGCACGAGCCGCCGGCAAGAACATTTCGCAAGACGTGGAACTCGTCTTTGGCGAAACGGACGAGCACAACCCGTTTGTCCCTGTCGAACAGATGATGCCGTTCATTCCTTTCGTTCGCTGCCACGACGTGGACGAAGCGATTGAGAAGGCACGGTACTACGAACACGGTTTCCGCCACACGGCCATCATTCACAGCAACAACGTCCGCAACATGACCAAGATGGGTCGCGTGATGGACACCACGTTGTTTGTGAAAAATGGTCCCTGTGCCGCGGCACTGGGGGTCGGAGGCGAAGGTTATATTTCGTTCTCCATCGCCACCCCAACCGGCGAAGGCGTCACCACTCCGCTGACCTTCACGCGGGAACGACGCTGCTCGCTGATTGACGATTTGTGCATCCTGGGACATCCGGCGAAAGGTTAG